Genomic segment of Cystobacter ferrugineus:
CGGGCAGCGTCAGCACCCAGAGATCGCGCGCCTCTTCGGAGAGGCGCGCCCCCACGCGCACCAGCCCTGGATCCGCGTCGCCTTCAAAGCACGCCAGGAAGGTGACGCCGATGCCGGCGGAGAGCGCGCGTCGGCGGACCGCGAAGTCGTCGGAACGCAGCGACACTCTGGCTCCCGGCGCGTTCCGGGCCAGCCAGTTATCGAGCCAACGTCCATCGGAGCGCTCGTCTGAATGGAGCCACGGGAAGTCCGCGAGGGGGGCACCGTGGCCCACCCGCTCGACGAGTGAACGCGCGGCGTAGGCTTCGAACTGCAATCGACCGACGCGGCGGCCCACCAATCCCTCCGCCGGATTGTTCTCCAGACGCAGCGCCACATCGGCCTCGCGGCGCAGGAGCGAGACCTGCACATTGGTCACGCCGAGGGTCACTTCCACCCCCGGATAGCGCCGGATGAAGCTGGAAAACACCTCGGGAAAACCCGCGAACAGGAAGTCCACCGTCGAGACCCGCAGCCGACCGCGGAGCTCGGCGTCACGGCCCAGAAGCCGCCCCTCGGTCATGTGGATCTCCGCCTCCAATCGCGCCGCGGTCTCGGCCAGCTCGTCGCCGGCAGCCGTGGCCGCGAAGCCTTCTTCGGTGCGGTCAAAGAGCCGGACGCCCAGCCGTTCCTCGGCCTCCTTCAGGCGCCGCCCGACGGTGCTCCGAGAGACCCCGAGGGTGGCAGCGGCGTCGGACA
This window contains:
- a CDS encoding LysR family transcriptional regulator, whose protein sequence is MDWDDLRYVLALHREKTLSDAAATLGVSRSTVGRRLKEAEERLGVRLFDRTEEGFAATAAGDELAETAARLEAEIHMTEGRLLGRDAELRGRLRVSTVDFLFAGFPEVFSSFIRRYPGVEVTLGVTNVQVSLLRREADVALRLENNPAEGLVGRRVGRLQFEAYAARSLVERVGHGAPLADFPWLHSDERSDGRWLDNWLARNAPGARVSLRSDDFAVRRRALSAGIGVTFLACFEGDADPGLVRVGARLSEEARDLWVLTLPELRNNSRIRAFMDHVHEAFKPHQRALEGGSFSSPLRT